Within the Salarias fasciatus chromosome 2, fSalaFa1.1, whole genome shotgun sequence genome, the region ATTTCCAACAGGAGAGCACAAAGTATAAATAAGTATTCATTTCTAAAGGCCAATATTTGCAATGAGACATTGTTCCTCTGGAAGGTTGTTGTCACAGCATGCAAGTAGACAATTAGAAAAGGTGAGGCTCCAATAGAATCTAACAGCAAATCTCATCTTTATGATTACAATCAACACTGTCAGAACACTTGAGTTCATCCCCCCCACCCACCaaattcaaaaaatgtaattaatcaACAAGTAACGCGAGTTATTTCCCCTAAATGTGACACTTCCATGCACCCCTGTTTTGCACTGAACACAGCTTTCAATCTGATACCTGAAGTGTTTGTCATCTTCATTGGAGACACGTTTGGAAGTGGATCCAGGCATTCAGGGATGTCCTCACTCAAACGTGGTGCATGTGGGAAACAGGCAAGCCCCGGGAGAGCAAAGCCACTGAGATGAATTAAATCTTCAGGCACGCTGTACTTCAGATACTCTGAAACAGTCACAACAGTTGTCAGGGTTTTGTCATTTTGAGACAAACACTGCAACATCAACAGGAAAGCGCTGAACTCAAATATTCAGCTACCGAGTGGATCATATGGGATGAACGTCTCAATTTCTGGATACTCCTCCACTTTGGCATGAGAAAGGCATTTCACTTTGGTTTCCTGTAGACAACAAAACACCGTTTTAGTTCCTGTGCATTTGAAATATAGGGCGAACAAGCAAAATTTCATCCAGACATTCAAATTGCAATCATATTAAATTTGCAAAACCTGTGGCTTTAAGAGCTTCTTATCATCCGTCTTGATGGCAGCGGGTGTTGAGATTTTCTTGTTAACAGCACCGAAAGCTTTTCTGCCAAATGGAAGAGGGGTATGCAAGTTTTTGCCAGGCATTGGAGACTTGAGAGGTTTCTCtggaaaatcaaacaaaaacaaaggtgtgttgtgttgtcataACAAAAAACATCTCAGAAATAAGTTTGCATACGGTAGACataccaggagcagactgaagCCTCTGTCTTCCCTTCAGTGAAGGACCATGACAGACATTTTCACGCTCTGCAAAGGTGACGTGTGCCATCTTATCTATAAGGAAAGATGTCAACATATTAGAATAAGTCAACATGAAAAGGACATTTGTGCATTAAACATTTAGAATAATTGCAGTTGTTACAACTCAAACAGGTTGCATCTCCATCTATCCTGTTGCTATTTGACACTGCACAAAACAAACCCTTGGATAAGCAAACCTTGACTCGTTTCTACAAGTTGTAAGCGTTTTCAGATAAAAACAAGGCAGCCCAGTGAGTTTAAACGGAtttcaggaagagaagagaCGTAGCGGTTTGGAGAAACCAGCTGGTAAATCTGTTTCTCCGCCATTCTAAATTTAAACGCTAGTGTCATCATGGCATGTTTAATAGACGCCACCGACAGATAAAAGTTGAATTAATACAAGAAGCTATACGAGCATAACCAGGTAAATTAACGTTGTTAGCTTGAATGTAAAGCAGTTTTGCTAGGCTAGCTCGTATTCCTGTCATAGCGTCTTGATCTGCGGGCGAACGCATTGGCATATATAAGGACAGAAAGTAAAGAAACACCAAGAGCTACATTGAAACATAGATACTGATAACGTTACCTCCGTCAGTTGTGACAAAAGTAGAGTCTTTGGTCAGCGCTGCGTGTCCTCGTACCCTCCAGAGTTGTTTTCATATGAATGCCAACAGCAGCAGTGGCGCGGCTTgtttttaaatacaatattCACTTCCGATTGGACGCGGAAGAACACGTGactggagtgggcggggcctcatcgaaatacacacacacacacacacacacacacacacacacacacacacacacacacacacacacacacacacacacacacacacattctaatTCCTTATACATTTTCTGCATTGCCAATGCAATTTTTGTTAAACTTGGTTAGTGATGTgtgcaataaaaaataaagagctATAATAACCATATTCTGCTTTAATCTTTTCTGTAACAGGGTTAAGATGGGTGTATTTTTAACCCTGAAAAGTGAGTTTGGTAAATACACGAGCAAGACAGGGATAGATGAATAGCATTGTCTGATTTGGTAATTTGGTAATGTATCCCTGAGGTCAACTAAAGCCTTATaatttttttgtgctttctaAATATATCTACTAGCCAATATTACATTCAGTAATCAAAATTATCTTGCCCTCCTTAAAATACGAACACAGGTAAGTTGGATATATATAAAGCTGTTTAAATACATCGAAGGATTCTCTCCCACGCACATGTAGATTAAGACATTACTGTTTCAAGCAGGTGCCACGTGATGAGGGTTTCTGCTCtctcagtggaaaaacaaatgttCGGTATGTTCAATTTTCTAcgtaaaggaaaaaaacctcAAGATTTTGCCATGTAATCTCGGTCATTCATTTGTGAGTTTAATCTCTCTCACGTTTACAAAGTTTACAATTATGATCTAGTTTAAAAGATAGAAATTCATGGATGTATATTTATTGACACCTAATTTTTTGCACCTTATCCAAATATTTCATGTCTTTTAATTTTGGTCTTGATTTGTTCCCTCTCATCTAATTAATCTCCTCCGTTTGTAACATTCATTCACTGCGGTTCACTACTACTCCTACTGGACGGAACCATGAAGGCAGACGGCCGGGGAGCTCAGTGGGTGAAActaaataaatcaatttttttttcaaacaatacCTTTCCAAAACACGACATGAAATGTACCTGACTTTATTAATTGTAATGGCTGATTCGCAACCATGGTACGCATTCCGGTTACACTGCCAGTTCTGAAAACGCGTTCACGAATGGTACATTCCACTAGGCCACCGCTCCGTGGTAACGCTAACGGCGCAGCTTCCTTTGCAAAGCGGCAGCAGAGGGGTCGTCCTCCGGCTAACAGCTACTACCATGGCGTCAACTGAGATAGCGAGGCAGGCGGTGAGTATCCTGCTTTGTTCCAGAATGTCTTCGTCGCAGTCGTTACATTAATTGAGCGTGTGTTTAGTTATGTATTAATTACATTTCAGCTGCACGTTACGTGGGCGCAATGTGAAGCGGATTCAGCTCGTCGCCACCCGCTCTCCGAGCATTTTACTGTCTTTCCATCCGAATTTCACCGTTGAATTAGACCTGTTATAACGATTCTAAATATTAATATACACTCCTAAATGCTATACATAAGCTTGATTTGTATTGAGGACCAACACCCACacgacagaaaaaaatatcctcGTTGTAGCATTATCAGTTTGATCTGCTATATTCCAGTGCTTGGTGTTCAGATATTTCAAGCACAATGCGAATAAAACACGTATATTTGCGGGACAAATCATTAAATTAATCGTAGTAGTCGTTATATTTGCTCCAATCTAACCGATAACCTGTGTTAGATCTCTTGGTAGGCCATTCATTCTGTACGCCCCCATTTCAGCTAAGCTACGGTGCTCATTTCCGTTATGTTGTTTCAAGTCCCGTTAACTTTGATTCGGGCGTTGtctgaactgcaaacaaaaTCTGGATCAAAACAGAGTGTGGATGCTTATAGGCATTAAGACATGCAATTTTGTAAGAGCGTGTGCTAAgttgaacagtttttttgttttggagagggaggagagggagaaagaggaagcCACTAAACCCTGAGGGAGTGCTTAGAATAGCAGGGTTGTGCAGTTTGATATTCCTCTGCGGCCCAATGAATGAAAACCCGATGTGTGGAACTTGGCTGTGAGTGCCATGAAAAGCGGGAATGATTTCAGGAATGTTGCACTTGCAGCTGAAGATTGTAGGCGGTCTGTCCTGTCAGTTTACCACCCCCACTTTGTCCCCAATACTCCCTCAGCTGTTTCAAAGCAAGTTATCCACAACTGTTTGTCTGGTTATTTTAAAATGACCCTCAAATAGAGTATTTTTCCCTCAAAGCTCTCCCACTTTGGGCAGCAACACTGTGTTATGTTCACCCACATAATGGGTAGTTGTCTGAGGTTTTAGTTGGGCCAGAGCTCTAGGTTTTGCCGTATAATCTACATATTTTTGCTTTCCTGCACCTCTTAATGTAGAAGCAGGCTGGAAAAAATGAGATTCACAGTAATCAAGATGCTCACTGCCAGCcacacacccacgcacacatgTAACAACTGTGctttaacactttggtgtttactGTCACTCTGGTGCAGGATAGTCTGTATACAAACGGTGTGAGTGGAATTTCAGCGAAACTGGATTCAGAAAACAAGTTCAAGTCATCCAGAAAACTTTGTGCCTAATTTCgtattgtcattttcattttttataaaaaaatgtttcatagctttttgttctttttacaaGTGTCTTGTATCAACAGAAATATTTTCCATATATGTACATTGTGGTTTAAACTGGCGCGACTGTGGGAAACATAgttcaggaaacaggaagtgagttaCACTGCACCTGAACTCAGTCTTGCAGAATAATGTGCTCGAACGCTCTGGATATAAATGTAACCTGAGTTTCCCTTGTAATgataatttagattttttgaTTTATCCTTGACTGTAGAAACTGTAAAGTTTTACTGGTGTAACAGCGTTTTGATTTATATAAAGCAATAAGAATGATAAATGAGGTCTTCAGTAGTAGTTCACCTGTTGATTTGTGTGGATCTGTTTCCTCATCAGGGTGAAGGAGCTCGGGCTGTCCCTCTGGCGGGCCATGTTGGCTTTGACAGCATGCCCGACCAGCTGGTCAACAAGTCTGTCAACCACGGATTCTGCTTCAACATCCTCTGTGTTGGTGAGTGTATCATTCACGAGCATGCGttccgtctctctgtcctcgGGCTGAACGACAATGTTTTTGCTTCACTGAAGCTTCTGTACAACAAGAAAAGCATTTCAGGATTTGACTCGATCAGACCGGTTACCAGGATGAGCGAAGTGCTGCCGCTTCTGATTAAAAGCTTCAACGTGTCTGCAGGTCATTTGATTTTAGTTGAGCATTACTCATCAAAAAGTTATGTaacaaatatttcagaaaacaaGAATTAATGTTATAAGTCATGTGTCCCTTTAACTAGATTTTATCATCGCAAAAAGGAAATCACATGAGCCtccttgattttattttttttaacccaagTAACCCCAGTTTAAACCTTCTATCTTTTCAGTATAACTAATCCCGCAGCCTTAATACTTCAGTGGAAATATAGCAGTCCAGCTGCCTGAGCTGCATGGATTAATTTGAGagtatttcagttttaaaaaaatgtcaagtaCATTTTATATTCATCTGAGAAACTCCAGTGTGTGCCAATGTTTTTTCTATTGTGTCTTATGTTTAACATCTCTTTTGATTATTGAGAGTGACGTCCACCAGAAATTGTTTTTGCTCCACAAAGGGTTTTGTTTATACTGGATTCCATGTCTAGTTAGGAGTGAATAGTACAAAAGGCAAATTGCAATACGTTTCTCACTTCTCATCATTATGCTGATTTATGTCTGTGATAGTGGTGCTTTTACTGTTTGTACATCTAAATACTCTGGAGTAATGACAGTATACTCTGGTCAGAGTATGTAAAAAgaaagctgctgtttttgtaaACTGTGGTGACTCACATGTGCAACATTTCACGGTTGTCTGAGCATTACTGGAGGCACAGCATGTGATTTTTgaattaagaaagaaaaaaattgctcATAATCTGAAATCACAAGGACTGAGAGCTGTAACGTGAAGACACTCACAATACTGCTATTGTTATATTCATTATCTTGAAGGTTTGAGTATCCATTAGTGTTTCAAACCAGCATGAGTTGTCGTTTGTGACTTATATCTTATTATTTACCCAGAGGCTAAAAAATAGTACATTTgaagctttggaaaaaaaaaatcctataaAAATGGGACAACATGGTTAACTTGTTCACCAGGCTATGATGCATAAAAATAGCCGTGCTCACAGAGGGCGCTCCGTATCTGAGTCATCTCACAGCAAATGGATGGCCGAATACTTCACCGAATGAAACCCCGGCTGTTTTTTTGTGGCTTTAAGCAATTaaaaatcatttgttttgttccatGCATCTTCGTTATGTGTCTGTTTATCTAGTCTGGATGCAATTTTCTTCTAATTAACAAATGATcctgaaaaacagtttgaaggAGTTAATCATTTCCTGCACTATTGGTTAATTTGTATGTAGTACAACCTAATGAACATATGACTTTCCATTCCTCTGTGGGTTCTGTGTGATGATGGCCCATTCACTCATGATTCAGTCTTCCTCTCTGTGGTGCAGGTGAGACGGGTTTGGGTAAATCCACTCTGATGGACACGCTGTTCAACACCAAGTTTGAGGGTGAGCCCACTCAGCACAACCAGCCGGGCGTCACCCTCAAGTCCAACACCTACGAGCTCCAGGAGAGCAACGTGCGCCTGAAGCTCACCGTCGTGAACACCGTGGGCTTCGGAGACCAGATCAATAAAGAAGACAGGTAAACCAGTCCGGACATCTGCCTGGTGGTTCAAGCCTTATGGAGAAATTGCTTTAACATGACTCCATCTTTGACATAGTGCTGTAGTGTGTAATGATAAATTCACTCTTGATTGACTGCTTTACTGAGGAATGGTGAGATGAAATCCCTCTGTGAGGGCAAGAAAAGATTTTTCTAAGAT harbors:
- the pttg1 gene encoding securin — encoded protein: MAHVTFAERENVCHGPSLKGRQRLQSAPEKPLKSPMPGKNLHTPLPFGRKAFGAVNKKISTPAAIKTDDKKLLKPQETKVKCLSHAKVEEYPEIETFIPYDPLEYLKYSVPEDLIHLSGFALPGLACFPHAPRLSEDIPECLDPLPNVSPMKMTNTSGGCSEVDAFLQTLDELTVELPPEPVTDF